GATTttcaacatttttgtaaaaaacaaaatgcCCATTAAAACTCCAACTACAAACTCACTGTACATACTCCAGTAGAAACCTACCCTTTGCAAGCTATGGAGTTATATTTGAAGGAACTTTTGAACTTTTGTGGAGTTTTGCCATTTGAGACTTCGGAGGAGACGTTATATGAAGAATCTGAAGCCTCCTTATCAAAACAGCTCCATCTGGCCTTCCCTCTCTTCTTGCAGCAGAAGTAGTGACTGGTTTTAATAGAGAATTCCTCAGTACAGTAGTCAGACAGACTCTTCTTCCACTGAATGATTGGAAACACAGTAAAtcagaaataaatatagaaaggTACATCTcacaaaattagaatatcatgaaaaagttctttattttttgtaataaaaaaagcaatctttcttatattctagattcattgcaaacTAACTGATGTTTacaactgaattttttattttccaaagctGTATCTCAAAATGAGAATATTCTATTTTgtgcttgattagtttgattaattttaagtataaatactgggtacctgtTAGATTAGAACATACAACTAAAATTATGGAAAAGATTACTAACTTCACAGTTAtctagaagacaatcatcaacacccttagccacagaaggtcattgctgaaagggctggctgttcacagagtgctgtatcaaactatattcatagaaagttgagtggaaggaaaaagtgtggtaagaaaaggtgcacaagcaacagggatgacagCCTTGGGAAGACTGTCAGGGAATGCCAATTCAacaacttgggagagcttcacaaggagtggataAAAGCCGGAGTAGAGGAAaccaagagtcaccacactcagatgtcttcaggaaaagggctacagcggTCACATTCCTATAAcaaagccactcctgaaccagaaaaatcttcagaagcatttcacctaggttaaggagaaaaagaactggactgctgctgCTCAGTGGTCCATAGTCCTCTTTTCAGTTAAAAGtaaattttgaatttcttttggaAATcgaggtctggagtctggaggaagggtggagtgAGTCACAGaatccaagttgcttgaagtccagtgtgaggtttctgaagtcagtgatgatttggggagccATGACGTCTgttggtgttgctccattgtgttttgtCAAGTccgtagtcaagtcaagtcaatatagccatctaccaggagattttggagcactttatgctttcatctgctgacaagcttaatGGAGATGCCGATTTAAaattgcagcaggactttagcacctacccacagtgaaaaaaaagcacttcaaagtggtttgatgaccatgatattactgaggccccgtccacacggagacgcgtttctgtgaatacgcacaaattttttgaaaccgggtcccaaagtggataaatttgaaaaagccgtctttgcgttttcgtctggacggctaattcgtatattttctgaaacgatgacgtcatcagccatcgtctcccccctagtcagacacctctacgtcacgtaacagcaacaaaaacatgacaaacactgaacgattgtctttttattaactaacattaacactgattaataaatgtattgttccatgttcgtttgtgtaccacgcgcaatgtttatgagcatagtccaagtcttctctgtttttagtgtatctctgtggcagaattacagcgccacatactggtctggcatgtatactacatcattttgcggtttcgtgtggacgcggatattacTTGAGACGAGGggaaaaaagatcggattggtgTAAGCTCCGTCTCCATGTGGACGGGGCCTGagattgactggccagcaaactcacctaaCTAGAAcctcatagagaatctatggggtattttgAAGAGGAAGATTAGTGGAACATCTGAAAAAACAATACAGAGCTGAAGGCtgctatcagagcaacctgggcttcagtaacgcctcagcagtgccacaagaatgattgcctccatgccacaccgcactgaagcagtaatttgtgcaaaaggagACCCCAATTAAGTATTGACTGCATAATTAAACCtattttggagatcttgaacatttctgttttgtaaatctttttttgatggatctttgagaaaatattaactttgagattttttaaaaaattatattattttaagctgtaagtcgtaaccatcagatttatatatatatatatatatatatatatatatatatatatatatataaacctcttGGAATATTTCAGTTTATGTTCAATGAATCtggaatataagaaagtttgctttattttattaaaattacaaaaaaataaaggaacCTTTCCATGAAAAACACTACATAAAACAACTACATTGTATAGGTACATCTACAATGAAAAAGAGAGAGTGCAACAGTCATGAGAGAATTATACTCTCACAAACAGTCAAAGCGGTTTACTTTGACAATGGTCCAATGTTTTGGATACTTTGTCACCGAAGACTAAATATTGAAACTAAAACAAAGAGAGATTTTATCTAAAGACCTTGATTGTACATGAGAGCGTACGACAATGTCCATATACAGACAAAGTAAACAATAGGACTGAGCAACATCAAAACATTCAAGTAAATGCAGTAAATTACAAAGGAAAAGCAGGCGAAAACAAAAATGTCTTTCCCTTTCTGGTGAAAAGCCAGTCCTCCTACATCTGTGGTCTCTGCTTTAGTAATGTTAGCAGTTAAGAACTGGGTTATTTAAACCAGATGTGAGTGTAAACAAACACTGTGACTTTGTAGCGCTAAAACTGTTTGAGAAAGGCTACACAGCCTCAAATAATGGCAGAGTTTGGTGCTGGATTGACATTTTAGCACTCAAaacaatttagcattttaaaCCTTCTGGTTCCAACATCCTGAAGTCAATGGGTTGCTAAACACAAGATTTTTGGTTAAGGCAAGCtgcacaaattttcattttttttgactTGTATTAAAATAGGTGGTTGCTAACACAGCCAAATGGGACTACAGAGGCTATTGTcgacattaaaaatcattatacAGGTAAATCCATCTACTCACTAGTCTGCTTTTATAACCTCATTATGTTTATACATCACGCGCTTACAAACTATTCTAACTCTGAATTTTTTCAATAAAGACTGAAAGAGAGAAGCTTAAAGTCAAGACTCTGTTGAAGTTTGTTAATAGCCtacatttagctttttacttctggTGAAAATTCATACAATTTGTGTTCATTTGTTAAGACTATCAAAACATGTAAGAATTATATACTTATTAGTGATAGAACTTATTTTTCGCAATAACCCAAaagccaattaaaaaaataaaataaataataataattccaattGGGTTTTTGTTGAGAAAAAAAAGGGTGATGTTCATTTAcaggttggcctacaaaaatatgcTATAAAGTGCTCCAATTCAATTGTTGCTGCTCTCATTTAGTTTGGTGGCATTGAATTCATAcactaaatctatatatatattattagttctcaatagccacttttccactgttgggccagtGATTTAAATGGGCCAGGCAGGTCTCATAGCCTTGGACCTGTAGCACTGAGGTCAAAATAGCACTGCATTTCCACTGCCCTTCACAAGCCTCTCAGGAATAAGGTCATGCAAcaccatcatttcaccaacaaagagaagttatcataaaacttaataaaataagtcACTTGAACTAGTGTGATCACAAatcgaacatgataaaagcagccatttgtttgcatgcttaaTTTAATATCTTAATTCAAaggcatcaatgttttactatgaTAAGTAATACATCAtaatttatcaggattgaaaattagtcacacagaaataaaatgctatgaaCATAGTCTgctattcagtcgagtctgtttctgtttatttgtagtcacagtagcctatatacacatcacatttataaaaaatgataatttctatatttttataaaagcttccgaacaaaaaccattattatttgggctacgtggagctaaggtctcgagacgagacttatgacagataaaatgttacaaaaaaacatgattgtgacagagaataagaagctgtCGTCTGATTTCAAGCTGTcacatttacagtgttttctatggtaacgttaatgcctAGCCTGCACAGTCTTTAGCATCGctcataaatatttctgccttgtatgttGATTATAATCCACACCGGATCAAGTTATCTCAAATACTTGCgtctgactgaaagtgagttttgagcttaacttatttaaataagtttttaatgctggtgttataacTGTTagctcctctagccccagctgacccgctttggcccaaggttttagTCGGGTCAAAAAACCCAGACCGTTGGCCCTGAGGAAGCAGCAACGAGGCACAATCAAGCCCCGGAAAGTGACAGTGGAAATCCAACTGGCCCTGGCTCCTAATAGCATGCCTGCTTTTGGCCCCACAATGGAAACACGGCTAATTAATATCACAAGAGAAGTACATATGAGTTTGGACAGAAGATCCTGTGAATATAGTCTTGTGAAAGCTACACCTGTTATTAGAAAGTATAATAATGTCAAGACTCTCACCGCTTGTTCAGCACAACAGATTTGCTCTTCTGGTGTTCCATTAATGCCGCAGCAGACACCGTaccaggactgaagttgattgaTAGCATCAGCCTGACGATGCTCACGGCCAAAGCCACTCTGAGGAAACATGTCCCTAGGATACCGGACCGGAGCTTTACTGAACTGACAGATATCTTGCAGGTTGCCTGTATTTGGAAAGGCAGGGGGGAAATCAACCTCTGGACCCATCCTGGGTCCCACTGAGCGAGGGCCAAACACTGGGCGACCTGATGagagatttttaaaatgtaaaaaacaattataCCAAAGAATTTGACAGgttaaaaatctgtaaaatgcTGCATCTCAACCAGTGCTATATTAAATCAAGCACAGTGCTTCTTAAACACTATGAAAAAgctttttatataaacataaaatgttcatcTAAAGACCACACCAAGTTCTTGCTCAGAAGTCGAGACACACTGGCCAACTGAATCTGAACAAATTATAGCATACAACTGTACCTATTGGAGCATTCTCGGGGTGAAAGTTTGTGACTTCTCTCTCGGTCATGTCTGAAGAGCCTGCAGCTAAATACACACAAAGAAACCCAGGAGAGGATGTAAGACACCAGTCAAACTAATCCACTGACTTTACATTGAGAAACAGCAAGTGATCACTCACCCAATACTTTGGAAAGGTCAGGGATGACTGGTCTCTGCATCATCAAAAAGTCCagctctgaaataaaaaaagagattgtAAACTGTTGCTTTACAGATGAAAATAAGTTTTGCTTTTCAAGTCAACATTACTTTTAACAAAGCAAAACACATATCCATTACAAATATAAACCAACTGATCAATCAACAGGATAAGTCAATCACTGATCATGGCCTTACCCTCAGGGGGAACTGGCATCTCATGCGGACGGCCATCTGcgaatgaaagaaaacaaaaatcaggTCAGGCTCATGACAAGAACGGCTTTGCTTTAATCATCAGTGATGACATTACCAGCAAAACTTGCATTCAAACGAGCAAAATTTAGTTGTATagcgatgtatgaagcacagctaaCCCTTCTAGAAGTCATCATCCACACACTTGACCAAATTCAACTTTTTGCAAAATCTGTTTGGAAATTTTACACAAAATTTCCtgcaaaaacaaacagaacaacatCAATGAGCCACACCAGCTTTCAATCTGCTTGTTGTGTTGGTGACATGCAaagttatgcttttttttttgacaattcaACGTTCCAATTTTAATCTGAATTGTATGTTGTTTTAGAATATGTAAGGTTCACTCAATGGTCCAACAATGGCAGCCAATGACGCGGCAGAAGGATTCTTGCATGATACTGTCTTTCCTTTTATGCAACAATATtactttaaatatgttttcttaaATACATTAACTCTTTGGTTGATTCGACTCCAAAATTAAAAAGGTTAAGAGatgtgtaataattattaagTTTCAGTAAATGCTCCATTCGATTTAGCCTTTACTTTATGTTATACTCATTCAGATTTCTATAACACTTTGAGTCTTATATCAGTCTGATATACAAATCTCTTACCCACAAACTCATCAGTCTTGGTCATTAGACAGAGGAGACTGACTTCTATTGAAGACGGCCGGTGCCTTACCTTGATCATTCCagaatacttttattaagtcCCCAATAGATCTGTACACTTAAAGTAAAACTATATGTAACCAGAGGTCATGACCATTACTATAGAACCAAGTTGACCAATTTAAATTACTCTAATGTAACTTTACATAATCATGCCGTGATTTCTCACATCCACTTAGTTAGAATAATGTTACAATAATCAGAGGTTGAGACTGACCCGAATTTAGGTTGATCAACAACTCACTGTTGTCCTAAACGGAAAAGCCCATTAGCCTCTAGTTAGTATACATAACTAATACCAATGTTTTAGCCGGAGCTCTAAaacatttatcttttttaaacCCGAGAACAGATTTGCAGTGTTATAGACTTACTACAACATATTAGAGTTAACAACACAAATAGTTAGGATAAAGAATCAAGTATAGCAATTTATTAACCATAAGCAAAGAATAATTCACCATCCAATTCAAATCATAAATTCCCGatcaataaaatacataatcAATAATCCAGAAATCAAGATTTTAGTAGCAGTTACCTCGTAGCAGAAAATAATACAaacagcactcgtatgggagatCTGTTTGCATATTCCCTGAGCTCTTTGTAACTCTCCcttaaatatacagaaatgttcCCAAATGGTATTGTTTGTTGTTGGAGGGGTTTTAGCATATCACGTTTGGGGGTTGCATGTGAGTAACTTGGAGTTTTTTTTGCTTCTCTCAGTTGGATGTGCTGTTTTGCGAGACTGAGTTCAGCCGTTGATTCTTGTAAGAGTTCCTTGTCTTTTCAGATTGTAACTTTCTTCTGATCCAGCCAAACGGCATTAACAGCAATAATCTTACAGACAAATGGTATCAATAATCTTACACAATAACTGCCTTAAATTAATTACTTATATTAACTGCCCATTAACTATATTGCTTTATCCATGAAACTCAGAATCATGTTGAACTAAATTTCTGTGGATCcctactgaaaaaaacaaaacaaaacaaaaaaacaatagaaaccatcaaaaaaattattatagtttCCATTACAAAAACCATtacaaaacatcaaatatgaaccattaaaaaaatgtttccagTGGTGTGCTTTGAGACATATTCCCTTAGGATTTAGTGGTTTAATAAGCCACCAATAAAAAGGCAACAAATTACCAGAAGAGAGCCACAGggacattacattttcattaaaaccaGTACAATTCCTGTGATGGTTTCTATAGTTTTTCAGCAGGGAAGAATCGCTGACATTCACAATAACATGCTGGTGTGATATTATTCAACTATacactatacatttaaaatatggaGGAGTGGTTATGgtataaatttgaaaatataatttaaacagaccTTTATCAAACAGTGTGACAGTAATTTCCCTTTGGACAGGAGAGTCTGGAAAAGTAGGACACATTGGCATTAGTCATTAGAGGGAAGAAACAAAAATACTCGGATAACATCCAGAACATCTGCAGGCATGTTTTATGTAACTCTGGCATGCATGGgggaaaaaatctattaaaaaaataaaataaaataaacagcctAATACCAAATATGATAAATAATTTCTACACTATCGTAAAAGCCCAATGAATTTATATTCCTTCTCATAAATCCTGAACATAAGATATATACAAAAGTAAGTAGCCTACTCCATGTTTGAGCTATGTTCTGTGCAAACGACATGAAAACATTAGCGTGACGCAGACCTTAAAAGTTGCATTTACCTTCAGATGCGTCGCACAGAAGAGCGAGTAAAAGCGTCAAATAAAGTCCCACGCCGCGTGAGGAGCTCATGGTCAGTGATGTGCCCTCAGTCAAACACTTCTCTGTTGAGGTTAACGTGTATCTGACGCGGAGGGAGCTGACCGTTCACTGTTCCGCTCTTCAGCTTTTAAAGACAAACCCTGCAGTCAGGAGAAGATCATGTGGAGGAGGAGGACCATCAGGAGGACTTGCTGTCACACTTTAACTCCTTCACAGGTCACTTCTATTTACTTTTTTCTGCTACCAGTACGTGCCCCCTCCTATCTTGTACCAGCTTAGCACCCGAAAATACTAAGTCAGATGAGTGAGGATGGAAAGGAGCCCCCATTGGTGTTTACTGTCAAAAATACACTCAGATGGGTCGGGTCGTTCTTGAacaattcgttcattttgaacaaatctttaaagTGACTCGgaaagaacgagtcgtctcggggagtggttcgttcagtcgcgcatgcgcaaaATCCTACAGGTTCTGTACTGGAATTAGACTACGGTAGTTCACCCGTGTcagtcatagacagtaaaagaaagactTAGGTCAGTTTGACCCTaactgtcagtcaatgcagtctgagccggaaagagtacTGATTAGTCCATCTCATGATTCGAGTTTTCGAGTCGTTCCTTTATCAAGTAAGAGACCAGTCTGAGCCGGAAAAATTATTGattagttctttttttaattgtattaatgtcAAGGTACAAAAGATAAAAGTACAGAGAATAATTACAGTCAATATTGCATACAAATAAGTGGCATCACATGCAAAGCACCACttacaacataaaaataaataatactgaacaaagctttatataattaaaaaaataaaataaattaactgttttaaCAGCCTTAAGATTTTTAAATCGTAAAGATGTAATGTTGAAcctctttaataataataataataattattattattatttttatttataaaggatTTTGATGAGTGAATTTACTAAAGTCATATTAGGTtaataataaaattttcattaattttgtctttttgaatattaaagaagCCAAACAGTACATCCTTAAAAAGCACAGAGAAACCCTGGAGCACACTGCAATGATAACATTAGATAATTTAGTCCAAAATAGCTGTGTATGAGGAAAACCCCAAAAGATATCAGTTTCATTAGGGTCACCAAAAAAAGAACAGCTTGTATTTATGTCTGATTTAAACCTTTTCAAAAACATGTTAGCTGGGTAAAATCTGTGTAACAATTTGAATGAGATTTCTCTAACCTTGTTAGTTATTCCGAAGTATATTCCGAAGACAGAGTCCATACTTTTTTCCAGTCATTCTTCCAATAAGACACCACATATGGTCCACATATAAAAAAGCGATCTAATCTTAGTAACATGATGAAGGATGTGACCGGTTTCATACTGGGATTTCAAATGGGtctaaagataaagataaagtgcTGGATGATCTAACAGAGTCCATTAAAAGCATAGCAGCTCCTTTAGGAAGAGTGTCCATGACAATGGAGAATTATTTTGGAGTTACtggaaaattacatttacataagaATTCTTCATAACTTAAAATAAGACCTTCCGAGTTAAATAACTGGGAAACaaccaaacattttttaaagattttctcTTATATAAAATGTCTTGATTGTTCCAAATGAAGTACTGTTGAGGGGATAAATTGTGCTTAAAAATGAATGACCATGCAAGTAATGCCTGTTTATGAAATTTAGATAAATTGTAAGGGATTCTAGCAATATTATAATTACAGATCAATGGGAAAGGGCGACCACCTAATTTGGAAAAGTAGTAACTGGTGATACTGAACCCAGACTGAGTTTGGATCACACAAAAACTGTCTAATCCAAGTAATTTTGAAAGTTTTgttcaaagaaaagaaatgaaggaAATTCAACTCACTAATACTCATGTGTTCATTAATACAGACTTCTTAATGGATTTTGTTTTTCCAAACAAACTTAAACATGATTTTATCAACTGATTTACAGACTTTGTTGTCCACATTTAGAGAGACTGAGCAAAGTAAGTAAGCCTTAGTGTACAAAGGTTCAAGGATGGAAAGGAAGAGGACGAGGGGTCGGCTTGAACGCTGATGCTTTTATTAATCAAAAGAGTTAACTCAATGGTCACACTCACACCGgcaataacaaaaactataaacacTTCTGGGTGGCGGCTTCCAGCTTGTGCGGTCatcagcagtccttctctctcttcACTACTCCGTTTTCCCCTGGTGTtaaatactctctccacgccaattactgaaacaagagacaGATGTTGATTATTTCCGTTCAACTCGCTCACTCACCGTTCATCTCCCgactctctctcccgctgcaggcttcgctaaaccacgcctccgcctccacatacccccaccgcccgactcaggccggggagccatccggcctgcagcctTGAGGATGGCCCACCGGA
The nucleotide sequence above comes from Carassius gibelio isolate Cgi1373 ecotype wild population from Czech Republic chromosome B16, carGib1.2-hapl.c, whole genome shotgun sequence. Encoded proteins:
- the ecm1b gene encoding extracellular matrix protein 1 isoform X14 gives rise to the protein MSSSRGVGLYLTLLLALLCDASEDSPVQREITVTLFDKDGRPHEMPVPPEELDFLMMQRPVIPDLSKVLAAGSSDMTEREVTNFHPENAPIGRPVFGPRSVGPRMGPEVDFPPAFPNTGNLQDICQFSKAPVRYPRDMFPQSGFGREHRQADAINQLQSWYGVCCGINGTPEEQICCAEQAWKKSLSDYCTEEFSIKTSHYFCCKKRGKARWSCFDKEASDSSYNVSSEVSNGKTPQKFKSSFKYNSIACKGSLVASPQALMKQSEVPHISFPPGRPDSSNIAHICAHHKTRPRYMPKCLPRTGYGWLVRQSKAINVLEREYKQCCKVKKSDQRCAEKKWKKMVDKFCKDEKKAKGQQFECCGKKKGEELYSCFAASAPDPEYRPTDGELGAPAASPTLQTLCHTHTAIQSMKGFPFSVDQMVERCCPLELQERPACIEAELGRHINDMCNVKELVKPHCCAPKIKNRVKCATKLLLSYIGKAEKDSQRKNCPQPLLV